The Diachasmimorpha longicaudata isolate KC_UGA_2023 chromosome 14, iyDiaLong2, whole genome shotgun sequence genome includes a region encoding these proteins:
- the LOC135169006 gene encoding tektin-4-like isoform X2 translates to MLQRNCLDERCAGNDPGRVREVRCDVNKRPTGDNGVEKPEIEPCGVRHLGEPQVDPTVDVLQNRMNEEGKSPPPYLPQASDDLPCTSEETMGPIGPWATGRVVFTPTAGITGVRPVVDRYSVTRYSPAEWRAHNQTFFDKNRRTIDEAQFVAEKTRENNSRIYKTTDTIQLENRDRLSKRSSVIHRWKTELEKALHEITDEIELLEGELRRVKQSLSILTLPESIAGEFLDIRCQRLEPDLVRDKVEEELVKEVALCNVVRSTLTRTRESVEYQLLELRTAKARLEFDITDKLDAYEIDSLCVSLRNDSPLILMKPGATRVPPEQSTPESYDHFTSEALANAEAVRQTSIHLRKTLNDIYVKAVKDLRSQAMQVDKELAEKVSQTEQVCQQLEKELSKCLNQLSATENLIEEFRGAAKGLNEALKVAQTRLHERLYRRNVEGCRDEPQYGLIEEVKTIGENLSVMSGQLTRAEETQADLVKSRNDLEREIFVKRKTLFVDRDRGQLLRSYYPSAEALSGLV, encoded by the exons ATGCTGCAGAGGAATTGTTTGGACGAACGGTGTGCTGGGAATGACCCGGGGAGAGTGAGAGAGGTGCGGTGTGACGTTAACAAACGCCCGACGGGTGATAACGGAGTGGAGAAGCCGGAGATTGAACCCTGTGGGGTCAGGCATCTGGGGGAGCCCCAG GTTGATCCAACGGTCGATGTCCTTCAAAACCGCATGAACGAGGAAGGCAAGTCTCCACCACCGTACTTGCCTCAAGCCAGCGACGATCTTCCTTGTACAAGTGAGGAAACGATGGGACCAATTGGCCCATGGGCAACTGGTCGTGTCGTTTTCACTCCCACGGCCGGAATTACAGGCGTACGACCTGTCGTCGATCGTTACTCCGTTACTCGATACAGTCCGGCTGAGTGGAGGGCACATAATCAAACTTTTTTTGATAAGAACCGGAGAACCATCGACGAGGCACA atTCGTAGCTGAAAAAACGAGGGAAAATAACTCTCGAATTTACAAGACAACTGACACAATTCAGTTGGAAAATCGGGACAGACTGAGTAAACGTTCGAGCGTGATACACCGGTGGAAAACCGAGTTGGAGAAGGCACTGCACGAGATAACAGATGAGATAGAGTTGCTGGAGGGTGAACTGCGTCGTGTTAAGCAGTCCCTCTCGATTCTAACACTGCCGGAGTCCATAGCTGGAGAATTCTTGGACATTCGTTGTCAACGACTGGAGCCTGATCTGGTCAGGGATAAAGTAGAAGAGGAACTGGTCAAA GAAGTTGCCCTGTGCAACGTGGTGAGGAGCACCCTGACAAGGACCAGAGAATCGGTGGAGTATCAGCTCCTGGAGTTGAGGACAGCGAAGGCGAGACTGGAGTTCGATATAACAGATAAATTAGATGCTTACGAGATTGATTCCCTCTGCGTGAGCCTGAGGAATGATTCTCCGCTGATTTTGATGAAACCAGGAGCCACTAGAGTACCTCCAGA gcAATCAACTCCAGAAAGCTACGATCACTTCACCTCGGAGGCCCTGGCCAATGCTGAGGCTGTCAGGCAGACGTCTATTCACCTCAGGAAGACCCTGAATGACATCTACGTGAAGGCTGTCAAGGATCTGAGGAGTCAGGCCATGCAGGTGGACAAGGAATTGGCAGAGAAAGTTAGCCAGACCGAGCAAGTGTGTCAGCAGCTGGAGAAAGAACTTTCAAAg tgTCTAAATCAGCTCTCAGcgactgaaaatttaattgaagaatttcGAGGAGCTGCCAAAGGTCTCAATGAAGCATTAAAAGTGGCTCAGACTCGTCTTCACGAGCGATTATACCGGAGGAATGTCGAGGGTTGTCGAGACGAACCCCAATATGG ATTGATCGAAGAAGTGAAGACAATAGGAGAAAATCTATCTGTCATGTCGGGACAGTTAACGAGGGCTGAGGAAACTCAGGCGGATCTAGTAAAATCTCGAAATGACTTGGAACGCGAAATATTTGTCAAGAGGAAAACACTTTTTGTCGACAGAGATCGTGGACAATTGTTGCGCTCCTACTACCCCTCAGCAGAGGCATTATCCGGTCTCGTGTAA
- the LOC135169006 gene encoding tektin-4-like isoform X1 has product MLQRNCLDERCAGNDPGRVREVRCDVNKRPTGDNGVEKPEIEPCGVRHLGEPQDTLKVDPTVDVLQNRMNEEGKSPPPYLPQASDDLPCTSEETMGPIGPWATGRVVFTPTAGITGVRPVVDRYSVTRYSPAEWRAHNQTFFDKNRRTIDEAQFVAEKTRENNSRIYKTTDTIQLENRDRLSKRSSVIHRWKTELEKALHEITDEIELLEGELRRVKQSLSILTLPESIAGEFLDIRCQRLEPDLVRDKVEEELVKEVALCNVVRSTLTRTRESVEYQLLELRTAKARLEFDITDKLDAYEIDSLCVSLRNDSPLILMKPGATRVPPEQSTPESYDHFTSEALANAEAVRQTSIHLRKTLNDIYVKAVKDLRSQAMQVDKELAEKVSQTEQVCQQLEKELSKCLNQLSATENLIEEFRGAAKGLNEALKVAQTRLHERLYRRNVEGCRDEPQYGLIEEVKTIGENLSVMSGQLTRAEETQADLVKSRNDLEREIFVKRKTLFVDRDRGQLLRSYYPSAEALSGLV; this is encoded by the exons ATGCTGCAGAGGAATTGTTTGGACGAACGGTGTGCTGGGAATGACCCGGGGAGAGTGAGAGAGGTGCGGTGTGACGTTAACAAACGCCCGACGGGTGATAACGGAGTGGAGAAGCCGGAGATTGAACCCTGTGGGGTCAGGCATCTGGGGGAGCCCCAG gaTACGTTAAAGGTTGATCCAACGGTCGATGTCCTTCAAAACCGCATGAACGAGGAAGGCAAGTCTCCACCACCGTACTTGCCTCAAGCCAGCGACGATCTTCCTTGTACAAGTGAGGAAACGATGGGACCAATTGGCCCATGGGCAACTGGTCGTGTCGTTTTCACTCCCACGGCCGGAATTACAGGCGTACGACCTGTCGTCGATCGTTACTCCGTTACTCGATACAGTCCGGCTGAGTGGAGGGCACATAATCAAACTTTTTTTGATAAGAACCGGAGAACCATCGACGAGGCACA atTCGTAGCTGAAAAAACGAGGGAAAATAACTCTCGAATTTACAAGACAACTGACACAATTCAGTTGGAAAATCGGGACAGACTGAGTAAACGTTCGAGCGTGATACACCGGTGGAAAACCGAGTTGGAGAAGGCACTGCACGAGATAACAGATGAGATAGAGTTGCTGGAGGGTGAACTGCGTCGTGTTAAGCAGTCCCTCTCGATTCTAACACTGCCGGAGTCCATAGCTGGAGAATTCTTGGACATTCGTTGTCAACGACTGGAGCCTGATCTGGTCAGGGATAAAGTAGAAGAGGAACTGGTCAAA GAAGTTGCCCTGTGCAACGTGGTGAGGAGCACCCTGACAAGGACCAGAGAATCGGTGGAGTATCAGCTCCTGGAGTTGAGGACAGCGAAGGCGAGACTGGAGTTCGATATAACAGATAAATTAGATGCTTACGAGATTGATTCCCTCTGCGTGAGCCTGAGGAATGATTCTCCGCTGATTTTGATGAAACCAGGAGCCACTAGAGTACCTCCAGA gcAATCAACTCCAGAAAGCTACGATCACTTCACCTCGGAGGCCCTGGCCAATGCTGAGGCTGTCAGGCAGACGTCTATTCACCTCAGGAAGACCCTGAATGACATCTACGTGAAGGCTGTCAAGGATCTGAGGAGTCAGGCCATGCAGGTGGACAAGGAATTGGCAGAGAAAGTTAGCCAGACCGAGCAAGTGTGTCAGCAGCTGGAGAAAGAACTTTCAAAg tgTCTAAATCAGCTCTCAGcgactgaaaatttaattgaagaatttcGAGGAGCTGCCAAAGGTCTCAATGAAGCATTAAAAGTGGCTCAGACTCGTCTTCACGAGCGATTATACCGGAGGAATGTCGAGGGTTGTCGAGACGAACCCCAATATGG ATTGATCGAAGAAGTGAAGACAATAGGAGAAAATCTATCTGTCATGTCGGGACAGTTAACGAGGGCTGAGGAAACTCAGGCGGATCTAGTAAAATCTCGAAATGACTTGGAACGCGAAATATTTGTCAAGAGGAAAACACTTTTTGTCGACAGAGATCGTGGACAATTGTTGCGCTCCTACTACCCCTCAGCAGAGGCATTATCCGGTCTCGTGTAA
- the LOC135169163 gene encoding tektin-4-like produces MEETVVSTVCKTQKPEECLANEEFKTGINENSGCLTPSGPFEGCEPPLGEWAGLRKLTGTRPTVGNFTISRYNPQESQKIHEKCLNDSKYRVREAKNQDFKTKLRESQIFSQTDKTQLDNNILLRTRAAAIFHWKTELNFVSQEVESEISKIQGELRRLWSCSQAVDIIRNIGKDIQRIRKPTEQPDLMKDALAEEITKEVKLSNDVLNLYIRCIDETKMQLVELKSAKQRLEHDWSDKSVAYDVDTTCIGLKNNSEILQWKPGSVQVPPDQSTPDGHTSFVKQSIIYAKTAISRSELLRANMKENTTKCLNDLRKQAAAVEIALTDQIVHLTATIKSLETALKECLKRLSDNEILINTTNSAIRGLDGPMKCAQTRLGMRLTRENIENCRDATQKGLIDEAKNIAEGTTALSGQLEAVQDSTKSLIDLRKKLENDLLVKNKKLWIDRERCRVMRSYYPSIHALSGY; encoded by the exons ATGGAGGAAACGGTAGTGTCAACGGTTTGTAAAACTCAAAAGCCTGAGGAATGTCTCGcaaatgaagaatttaag ACAGGAATTAACGAGAACTCAGGATGTTTAACACCTTCTGGACCATTCGAGGGGTGTGAGCCACCCCTCGGCGAGTGGGCAGGACTCCGAAAGCTCACAGGAACTAGGCCAACTGTTGGTAACTTCACCATATCCCGATACAACCCCCAAGAATCGCAGAAGATTCACGAAAAATGTTTAAACGATTCAAAATATCGCGTTCGTGAAGCAAA gaATCAGGATTTCAAAACCAAACTCCGGGAGTCTCAAATCTTCTCTCAAACAGATAAAACCCAGCTGGATAATAATATTCTGTTAAGAACAAGAGCTGCAGCAATTTTCCACTGGAAGACCGAACTGAATTTTGTAAGCCAAGAGGTTGAATCAGAGATATCAAAAATTCAGGGGGAGCTCAGGAGATTATGGAGCTGTTCTCAAGCTGTTGACATCATCAGGAATATTGGCAAAGACATTCAGAGGATCAGGAAACCTACGGAACAACCTGATCTTATGAAAGACGCTCTAGCTGAAGAAATCACAAAA GAAGTTAAATTATCCAATGATGTCCTAAATTTGTATATTCGCTGCATCGACGAAACGAAAATGCAATTGGTCGAATTGAAAAGTGCGAAACAGAGACTTGAACACGACTGGTCTGACAAATCAGTTGCTTATGATGTCGATACGACGTGTATTGgtcttaaaaataattctgagaTATTGCAATGGAAGCCAGGAAGTGTCCAAGTACCACCAGA TCAATCGACACCTGATGGGCATACATCCTTCGTTAaacaatcaataatttatgcaAAAACAGCGATTAGTCGATCCGAATTACTCCGAGCGAATATGAAAGAGAATACAACGAAGTGTCTGAACGATTTACGGAAACAGGCAGCTGCAGTGGAAATAGCCCTCACTGATCAGATTGTTCACCTCACAGCGACTATCAAAAGTCTCGAAACTGCGTTAAAAGAG TGCTTGAAGAGACTTTCGGACAACGAAATTCTGATAAATACGACGAATTCAGCTATCAGAGGGCTCGATGGGCCCATGAAGTGTGCCCAGACCCGCCTGGGGATGAGACTAACACgagaaaatattgagaatTGTAGAGACGCGACGCAGAAAGG acTCATCGACGAAGCAAAAAACATCGCAGAAGGTACGACCGCACTCTCAGGTCAATTGGAAGCAGTCCAGGACTCTACAAAGTCACTAAttgatttgagaaaaaaattagaaaatgatTTACTCGTTAAAAACAAGAAACTCTGGATAGATCGAGAACGATGTAGAGTAATGAGGAGTTACTACCCCTCAATTCATGCCCTATCTGGGTATTAA